The following are encoded in a window of Phaseolus vulgaris cultivar G19833 chromosome 3, P. vulgaris v2.0, whole genome shotgun sequence genomic DNA:
- the LOC137807840 gene encoding nucleobase-ascorbate transporter 6-like, which yields MAGGGGAPAPKIDDPQPHPPKDQLPNVSYCITSPPPWPEAILLGFQHYFVMLGTTVLIPTALVPQMGGGNEEKAKVIQTLLFVAGINTLLQSLFGTRLPAVIGGSYTYVATTISIILAGRFSDEPDPVEKFKKIMRATQGALIVASTLQIVLGFSGLWRNVARFLSPLSAVPLVSLVGFGLYELGFPGVAKCIEIGLPELILLVFVSQFVPHVLHAGKHVFERFTVLFTVAIVWLYAYLLTVGGAYNHAAPKTQTTCRTDRAGLIEAAPWISVPYPFQWGAPTFDAGEAFAMMMASFVALVESSGAFIAVYRYASATPLPPSILSRGIGWQGVAILLSGLFGTGNGSSVSVENAGLLALTRVGSRRVVQISAGFMIFFSILGKFGAVFASIPPPIVAALYCLFFAYVGAGGLSFLQFCNLNSFRTKFVLGFSIFIGLSVSQYFNEYTAINGYGPVHTKARWFNDIINVPFQSKAFVAGCMAYFLDNTIHKKDGAIRKDRGKHWWDKYRSFKTDTRSEEFYSLPFNLNKYFPSV from the exons ATGGCAGGAGGTGGAGGTGCTCCGGCGCCTAAGATAGATGACCCACAGCCACATCCACCGAAGGATCAGCTACCGAATGTTTCGTACTGCATTACGAGTCCTCCTCCATGGC CTGAGGCTATACTTCTTGGGTTTCAACATTATTTTGTGATGCTCGGTACAACTGTGCTTATTCCCACTGCTCTTGTTCCCCAGATGGGAGGTGGCAAT GAGGAGAAGGCAAAAGTTATTCAAACTCTACTCTTTGTAGCTGGAATTAACACATTGCTGCAATCTCTGTTTGGAACTCGATTGCCTGCAGTAATTGGAGGGTCTTATACTTATGTTGCAACAACCATCTCTATTATTCTTGCTGGTCGTTTCAGTGATGAGCCAGATCCTGTAGAG AAATTCAAGAAGATAATGCGGGCAACCCAAGGTGCTCTTATTGTTGCTTCAACTCTTCAAATAGTACTAGGCTTTAGTGGCCTTTGGCGTAATGTTGCAAG gttcTTAAGTCCACTTTCAGCAGTTCCTTTGGTATCTCTTGTTGGTTTTGGGCTTTACGAGCTAGGCTTTCCTGGG GTTGCTAAATGTATAGAGATTGGACTGCCAGAGCTCATATTGCTAGTATTTGTTTCACAG TTTGTACCCCATGTTCTACATGCAGGAAAACATGTCTTCGAACGGTTCACTGTTTTATTTACAGTTGCAATTGTGTGGCTATATGCCTATCTGCTTACTGTTGGAGGGGCATACAATCATGCTGCCCCTAAAACTCAAACAACCTGTCGTACTGATCGTGCTGGTTTAATAGAAGCAGCCCCATG GATAAGTGTTCCATATCCATTTCAATGGGGAGCCCCTACATTTGATGCAGGTGAAGCCTTTGCCATGATGATGGCATCCTTTGTTGCTCTTGTAGAG TCCAGTGGTGCTTTTATTGCTGTCTATCGGTATGCAAGCGCAACACCATTACCACCATCTATTCTTAGCCGTGGCATCGGTTGGCAG GGAGTTGCCATTTTGTTATCAGGATTGTTTGGAACGGGCAATGGATCCTCTGTATCTGT AGAAAACGCTGGTCTTTTGGCTTTAACACGAGTAGGCAGCCGAAGAGTGGTGCAGATATCAGCTGGatttatgattttcttttcaattcttG GTAAATTTGGAGCTGTTTTTGCATCCATTCCACCTCCTATTGTTGCTGCACTGTACTGCTTGTTCTTCGCTTATGTTG GAGCGGGAGGTCTAAGTTTTCTTCAATTCTGCAACCTCAATAGTTTTAGAACAAAGTTTGTACTAGGCTTCTCCATCTTCATTGGTCTATCTGTCTCACAGTACTTCAATGAGTACACAGCAATTAATGGTTATGGTCCAGTTCACACCAAAGCAAGATGG TTCAATGATATAATCAATGTGCCGTTCCAATCAAAAGCATTTGTTGCTGGTTGCATGGCGTATTTCCTAGATAACACAATACATAAGAAGGATGGTGCTATTCGGAAAGACAGAGGAAAACATTGGTGGGACAAGTACCGCTCCTTCAAGACTGACACTAGAAGTGAGGAGTTTTATTCACTGCCTTTCAACCTAAACAAATACTTCCCATCTGTGTAA
- the LOC137807843 gene encoding rac-like GTP-binding protein ARAC8: MAATVSRFIKCVTVGDGAVGKTSMLICYTSNKFPTDYIPTVFDNFSANVVVEGTTVNLGLWDTAGQEDYNRLRPLSYRGADVFVLAFSLVSHASYENVLKKWVPELQHFAPGIPVVLVGTKLDLREDKYYLAEHPGMVAVTSEQGEELRKLVGATYYIECSSKTQQNVKSVFDAAIKVVIKPPQKQEKKKKPRRGCLLNVMCGRNLVRFK; encoded by the exons ATGGCTGCAACAGTTTCAAGGTTCATCAAGTGTGTCACAGTTGGAGATGGAGCTGTAGGTAAAACTAGCATGCTCATTTGCTATACAAGCAACAAATTCCCCACG GACTATATTCCAACAGTATTTGATAATTTCAGTGCAAATGTGGTGGTTGAAGGCACAACTGTGAATTTAGGCCTCTGGGACACTGCAG GGCAAGAGGATTACAACAGGCTGAGGCCTTTGAGCTACAGGGGAGCAGATGTCTTTGTCCTGGCTTTCTCTCTAGTTAGTCATGCAAGCTACGAAAATGTGTTGAAGAAG TGGGTTCCTGAACTACAGCATTTTGCTCCTGGCATCCCAGTGGTTCTTGTTGGCACCAAATTGG ATCTCCGAGAAGACAAGTACTATTTGGCGGAGCATCCTGGCATGGTGGCTGTGACTTCTGAGCAA GGTGAGGAATTACGTAAACTAGTAGGAGCTACATATTATATTGAGTGCAGCTCAAAAACTCAGCAG AACGTGAAGTCAGTTTTTGATGCTGCTATCAAGGTGGTCATCAAGCCTCCACAAAaacaagagaagaagaaaaaaccaCGTCGAGGGTGTCTCCT aaatgtCATGTGTGGAAGGAATTTAGTCCGTTTTAAGTGA